One window from the genome of Pelodictyon luteolum DSM 273 encodes:
- a CDS encoding SDR family NAD(P)-dependent oxidoreductase: MTQPGKKVCFMTGATGRLGSEIALSVAGQGYTIFFTWHASEPKAEELLEKIRWVSPESEMVHCSTSSAKEIQAAFAAFLKRFDRLDLLIASASNFYATPLPDVSEEEWDSLVDTNLKGTFFTMQEASRIMQKQPFTSRIITMADISADLVWKNFAPYTVAKAGVVHLTKVFAKTFAPNILVNAIAPGTVTLNPGKDMDSEEEMVARIPLRRLGDPLDIVKTVLFLLESDYITGQVITVDGGRMLS, translated from the coding sequence ATGACACAACCCGGCAAAAAAGTCTGTTTCATGACCGGAGCCACCGGCCGGCTCGGCAGTGAAATCGCCCTTTCCGTTGCCGGTCAGGGCTATACCATTTTCTTCACCTGGCATGCAAGCGAGCCCAAGGCAGAGGAACTCCTCGAGAAAATCCGCTGGGTCAGCCCCGAGTCAGAGATGGTGCACTGCAGCACCTCAAGCGCCAAAGAGATCCAGGCTGCCTTTGCGGCTTTCCTTAAGCGATTCGATCGGCTCGACCTTCTCATAGCCAGCGCCTCGAACTTCTACGCCACTCCCCTGCCAGATGTATCCGAAGAGGAGTGGGACAGTCTCGTCGACACCAACCTAAAGGGCACATTCTTCACCATGCAGGAGGCGTCCAGAATCATGCAGAAACAGCCATTCACCAGCCGCATCATCACCATGGCCGACATATCCGCCGACCTGGTATGGAAGAACTTCGCCCCCTACACCGTGGCCAAGGCGGGCGTGGTACACCTGACGAAAGTGTTCGCCAAAACCTTTGCACCAAACATCCTCGTCAACGCCATTGCGCCGGGCACCGTCACCCTCAACCCCGGCAAGGACATGGATTCTGAAGAGGAGATGGTTGCACGCATACCGCTCCGCCGCCTCGGCGACCCGCTCGACATCGTGAAAACCGTTCTCTTCCTCCTCGAAAGCGACTACATCACCGGGCAGGTCATCACCGTGGACGGAGGCAGGATGCTCAGCTGA
- a CDS encoding TOBE domain-containing protein — MNSIQAVITTIEKSGPLCFLELDAGGTMLAMLLFELKPAFVPGRSVRILFKETEVALAKGPALDISIANRFGATITAIERGAMLADLTLETPMGTIGSITTIRAIERLSLQVGDGITALVKATALSLESTGADSMERDEEGR; from the coding sequence ATGAACAGTATCCAGGCCGTCATCACAACCATCGAGAAAAGCGGGCCGCTCTGTTTTCTTGAACTCGATGCAGGCGGCACGATGCTCGCAATGTTGCTGTTCGAGCTCAAGCCGGCTTTTGTTCCGGGCCGCAGCGTAAGGATCCTGTTCAAGGAGACCGAGGTCGCCCTTGCAAAAGGCCCCGCTCTGGACATCAGCATAGCCAACCGGTTCGGGGCCACCATCACTGCCATTGAACGGGGCGCCATGCTTGCCGATCTCACCCTTGAAACCCCGATGGGCACCATCGGCAGCATCACCACCATCCGCGCCATCGAGCGCCTCTCCCTCCAGGTGGGAGATGGAATCACAGCCCTCGTCAAAGCTACCGCACTCTCCCTGGAGAGCACCGGAGCGGACAGCATGGAAAGAGACGAAGAAGGCCGATGA
- a CDS encoding phage holin family protein, whose protein sequence is MQKSDRQLQQEDRKTGVSRLLDDTISSTFDDVKAIIDARLELMKIEFSEKIALLAAVLVIALILLGGTAYLVTTVALFIGELSGRTSLGFLAISLIFIGCFIYFTRFRPSILKEWIQKFIISLYD, encoded by the coding sequence ATGCAGAAGAGCGACAGACAGCTGCAGCAGGAAGACCGGAAAACCGGCGTATCGAGGCTCCTGGACGACACAATCTCCTCGACCTTCGACGATGTCAAGGCCATCATCGACGCACGCCTGGAACTGATGAAAATCGAGTTCTCAGAAAAAATTGCGCTCCTGGCCGCCGTACTCGTCATCGCATTGATCCTCCTCGGCGGTACCGCCTACCTCGTGACCACCGTGGCGCTTTTCATCGGGGAACTCTCAGGCCGCACATCACTGGGGTTCCTTGCAATCAGCCTCATTTTCATCGGCTGCTTCATCTATTTCACCCGTTTCAGGCCAAGCATCCTGAAAGAGTGGATCCAGAAATTCATCATCTCCCTTTATGACTGA
- a CDS encoding cytochrome b, with the protein MAENNQNAGAGNVPPKPKPAAPGAAKPAAPGAPKPAAPVAAKQAAPAAAKPAAAQGGVYKPPVERPDPNPFKDAKVSPVAAWFQERFYVLEPVIAYLKKKEVPKHRLSFWYYFGGLTLFFFMIQVLTGLLLLQYYKPTGSEAFSSFVFIQKEVPFGWLIRQIHAWSANLMVGMAFIHMFSTFFMKSYRKPRELMWVSGFVLLVLSLGFGFTGYLLPWNELAFFATQVGTEVPKVMPGGAILVDILRGGEEVSPETLTRMFSLHVVLLPGLLLLVLTAHLMLVQVLGTSAPIGYKESGMIKGYEKFFPTFLAKDAIGWLLGFGLLVYLSAVFPWEIGVQADPLGSAPVGIKPEWYFWAQFQLLKDFTFEGGELVAIILFTIGAVVWGAVPFLDRKASKEEKSPMFTILGLLVLAFLVINTYRVYAEYSAL; encoded by the coding sequence ATGGCTGAAAACAATCAGAATGCCGGTGCGGGGAATGTTCCGCCGAAGCCGAAACCCGCTGCACCGGGTGCCGCCAAGCCGGCAGCTCCGGGAGCACCGAAGCCTGCAGCACCTGTTGCCGCAAAACAGGCCGCACCTGCGGCTGCAAAACCCGCCGCAGCACAGGGCGGAGTCTACAAACCCCCGGTAGAGCGCCCCGACCCGAATCCGTTCAAGGATGCGAAGGTCAGCCCCGTGGCGGCATGGTTCCAGGAGCGTTTCTACGTTCTTGAGCCCGTCATCGCCTACCTGAAGAAAAAAGAGGTTCCGAAGCACCGCCTGTCGTTCTGGTACTACTTCGGCGGCCTTACCCTGTTCTTCTTCATGATCCAGGTCCTCACCGGCCTTCTTCTTCTCCAGTACTACAAACCGACCGGCAGCGAAGCGTTCTCATCGTTCGTGTTCATCCAGAAGGAAGTGCCGTTCGGCTGGCTCATCCGCCAGATCCATGCATGGTCCGCCAACCTCATGGTCGGCATGGCCTTCATCCACATGTTCAGCACCTTCTTCATGAAGTCCTACCGCAAGCCTCGTGAGCTCATGTGGGTCAGCGGTTTCGTGCTCCTCGTGCTGAGCCTCGGTTTCGGTTTCACCGGCTACCTGCTCCCCTGGAACGAGCTTGCCTTCTTTGCGACCCAGGTCGGTACTGAAGTTCCCAAGGTCATGCCCGGCGGCGCCATCCTTGTCGACATCCTCCGCGGTGGCGAAGAGGTCAGCCCCGAGACCCTGACCAGGATGTTCTCGCTCCACGTGGTGCTGCTTCCCGGCCTGCTGCTTCTCGTCCTCACCGCCCACCTTATGCTGGTGCAGGTGCTCGGCACCTCCGCTCCGATCGGCTACAAGGAGTCCGGCATGATCAAAGGCTACGAGAAGTTCTTCCCGACCTTCCTTGCCAAAGACGCCATCGGATGGCTGCTCGGCTTCGGCCTTCTGGTCTATCTGTCCGCTGTCTTCCCGTGGGAAATCGGCGTACAGGCTGACCCGCTTGGTTCGGCTCCTGTCGGCATCAAGCCGGAATGGTACTTCTGGGCACAGTTCCAGCTCCTGAAGGACTTCACGTTTGAAGGCGGCGAACTTGTGGCCATCATTCTCTTCACCATCGGTGCCGTTGTCTGGGGTGCCGTGCCGTTCCTCGACAGGAAGGCTTCGAAGGAAGAGAAGAGCCCGATGTTCACGATCCTCGGCCTTCTGGTCCTTGCGTTCCTCGTGATCAACACCTACAGGGTCTACGCTGAATACAGCGCCCTCTGA
- a CDS encoding ABC transporter ATP-binding protein: MIRIQIEKTLSGAEGPFVLSLDLCLRPGSFNCIYGPSGSGKTTLLRILSGLDVPDRGFIEVNGCRWFDAETGINRPPQERRVGFVFQDYALFPTMTVRENLGFAQQKKDRGKIDDILELTGLTALSNRLPRTLSGGQQQRVALARSILREPDILLLDEPLSALDEDTRRRLQDEIRNYHTRFALTTLLVSHDRQEVFRLADTVHVLERGRVVRHGSPMEAFLGRITSSRFSFIGTILSIRSADCIHLAVIAAGNELVEVVLSRSDTQTLHPGDQVLVASKAFNPIIRKLQPHDPAPPTF, translated from the coding sequence ATGATAAGAATCCAGATTGAGAAAACCCTTTCGGGCGCCGAGGGCCCGTTCGTGCTCAGCCTCGATCTCTGTCTTCGACCGGGAAGCTTCAACTGCATCTACGGCCCGTCCGGCAGCGGCAAAACCACGCTGCTGCGCATCCTCTCAGGGCTCGACGTCCCCGACAGGGGGTTCATCGAGGTCAACGGTTGCCGATGGTTCGATGCCGAAACAGGCATCAACCGGCCCCCGCAGGAACGCAGGGTCGGGTTCGTTTTTCAGGACTATGCCCTCTTCCCCACGATGACTGTACGGGAAAACCTCGGCTTCGCACAGCAGAAGAAAGACCGAGGAAAAATCGACGACATCCTGGAGCTCACAGGCCTTACGGCCCTCAGCAACCGCCTTCCCCGCACCCTTTCGGGCGGCCAGCAGCAACGGGTCGCACTGGCCCGCAGCATCCTGCGCGAACCCGACATCCTTCTGCTCGACGAACCGCTCTCGGCCCTCGATGAGGATACCCGGCGCCGCCTCCAGGACGAAATCCGGAACTACCACACCCGGTTCGCTTTGACTACGCTGCTGGTATCACACGACCGGCAGGAGGTGTTCCGTCTTGCCGACACGGTCCATGTGCTCGAGCGCGGAAGAGTGGTGCGCCACGGTTCTCCAATGGAAGCATTCCTCGGCCGCATCACATCCAGCCGGTTCTCCTTCATCGGCACCATACTCTCCATACGCAGCGCCGACTGCATACATCTGGCCGTCATCGCCGCAGGCAACGAACTGGTTGAGGTGGTACTGAGCCGCAGCGATACCCAAACCCTCCATCCCGGCGACCAGGTGCTTGTTGCATCCAAAGCCTTCAACCCCATCATCCGGAAACTCCAGCCGCACGATCCCGCACCGCCAACTTTTTAA
- a CDS encoding ubiquinol-cytochrome c reductase iron-sulfur subunit, whose amino-acid sequence MAQQGNFKSPSRMGALGDGAPASSSGAVAGGKAREEGLKGVDFERRGFLGKVVGGIGAAVAVSTLYPVVKFIIPPVREFKEVKEMVVGKASEVPVNSGKIYAFNKDKVIVINDNGKLTACSAVCTHLGCLVRWEDKDNQIFCPCHGAKYTQLGEIISGPQPLPLAPYGVRVEGEDLIISIV is encoded by the coding sequence ATGGCACAACAAGGTAATTTCAAGAGCCCGTCCAGGATGGGCGCCCTTGGAGATGGTGCACCGGCCTCTTCCTCTGGAGCGGTTGCCGGCGGCAAAGCACGCGAAGAGGGTCTCAAAGGCGTCGATTTTGAGCGCCGGGGCTTCCTCGGCAAGGTCGTCGGCGGTATCGGCGCGGCCGTTGCGGTTTCGACCCTTTACCCCGTCGTCAAATTCATCATTCCCCCCGTCCGCGAGTTCAAGGAGGTCAAGGAAATGGTCGTAGGCAAGGCTTCTGAAGTTCCCGTGAACAGCGGCAAGATCTACGCATTCAACAAGGATAAGGTCATCGTCATCAACGACAACGGCAAGCTGACCGCCTGCAGCGCAGTCTGCACGCACCTCGGCTGCCTCGTCCGCTGGGAAGACAAAGACAACCAGATCTTCTGCCCCTGCCACGGTGCGAAGTACACCCAGCTGGGCGAAATCATCTCGGGTCCGCAGCCCCTTCCCCTCGCCCCTTACGGCGTCCGGGTCGAAGGCGAAGACCTCATCATCTCGATCGTATAA
- the modC gene encoding molybdenum ABC transporter ATP-binding protein: MRLHFDAEKKLGDFTFRAEADIAGQRIGIFGESGSGKSTLAHILSGLMRPDRGEITLDGECMFSSSRRLNLAPRHRRIGLVFQQAMLFPHLSVRSNLFYGYRRCPKALRRADPDELISLLRLDGLLQRGVGNLSGGEKQRVALGRAMLASPRILVMDEPLSALDDALRFQIIPYLKSVSERFQTPCIFISHSVIEMQLMTERILMVKNGTITAETTPDELARQNMATSQRGYVNLLRLSEADIQGGLYSYGWGTGRLLISEGRNGGPSLFELSSRDIILFRKNPEAISARNMLECRVEELFNAEHRVGVVLSSGGERLVAEIVRSAAEELSITPGTQVFAAIKASSFRRLV, from the coding sequence ATGAGGCTGCACTTCGACGCCGAAAAAAAACTGGGTGACTTCACCTTCAGGGCGGAGGCCGACATAGCAGGCCAGCGCATCGGCATCTTCGGCGAGTCAGGCAGCGGGAAATCGACGCTCGCCCACATCCTCTCCGGCCTCATGCGGCCCGACAGGGGTGAAATCACCCTTGACGGGGAGTGCATGTTCAGCTCGAGCCGCCGCCTCAATCTCGCCCCCCGCCATCGGCGCATCGGCCTGGTCTTCCAGCAGGCCATGCTCTTTCCGCACCTGAGTGTCCGAAGCAACCTCTTTTACGGATACCGCCGATGCCCCAAAGCGCTCCGGAGGGCTGACCCCGACGAGCTCATCAGCCTCCTCCGGCTCGACGGCCTCCTGCAGCGCGGTGTCGGAAACCTGTCAGGAGGAGAAAAACAGCGGGTAGCGCTCGGAAGGGCGATGCTTGCAAGCCCGCGCATACTCGTCATGGACGAACCCCTCTCCGCGCTCGACGACGCGCTCCGATTCCAGATCATCCCCTATCTGAAAAGCGTCAGCGAGCGGTTCCAGACCCCCTGCATCTTCATCTCCCACTCGGTGATTGAGATGCAGCTCATGACCGAACGCATCCTCATGGTCAAAAACGGCACCATCACAGCAGAGACAACACCCGACGAGCTGGCACGGCAAAACATGGCAACAAGCCAGCGCGGGTACGTGAATCTGCTCAGGCTTTCAGAGGCCGACATTCAGGGCGGCCTTTACTCCTACGGCTGGGGAACCGGCCGGCTGCTCATCTCTGAGGGAAGGAACGGTGGCCCGTCCCTCTTTGAACTTTCCTCGCGGGACATCATCCTCTTCCGCAAAAACCCGGAAGCCATCAGCGCACGCAATATGCTCGAATGCCGGGTGGAGGAACTCTTCAATGCAGAGCACAGGGTCGGTGTCGTCCTCTCCAGCGGAGGTGAACGGCTGGTTGCTGAAATCGTGCGTTCCGCTGCCGAGGAACTCTCCATCACCCCGGGGACTCAGGTGTTTGCCGCCATCAAGGCATCATCGTTCCGCCGCCTTGTCTGA
- the modB gene encoding molybdate ABC transporter permease subunit yields MHLLPEDIDAIRLSLQIALTATLLSLPLGFACAWLVSFRTFRGKVLLEVFINLPLTLPPVVIGYFLLLMLGRNGWAGSMLNDAGIQLIFTWKAAVIASATVGFPLMVRSIRLGMDSINRQLIDAAQSLGSSRLDTLFTIILPLSLRGILAGSSLMFARSLGEFGATIIVAGNIPGVTQTIPLAIYDYASSPSSAEMAMTLCIVSVAISVVVLFLHELLEGRLEKGRKK; encoded by the coding sequence GTGCACCTCCTCCCCGAAGATATCGACGCCATACGGCTGTCGCTGCAGATAGCCCTCACCGCAACCCTGCTCTCCCTCCCGCTGGGGTTTGCATGCGCATGGCTCGTCTCCTTCAGGACCTTCAGGGGTAAGGTGCTGCTTGAAGTCTTCATAAACCTTCCCCTCACCCTTCCTCCGGTGGTCATCGGCTACTTCCTGCTCCTCATGCTCGGCAGGAACGGATGGGCGGGAAGCATGCTCAACGACGCCGGCATACAGCTCATCTTCACCTGGAAAGCGGCCGTCATCGCTTCGGCCACCGTCGGGTTCCCCCTTATGGTGCGTTCCATCAGGCTCGGCATGGACTCCATCAACCGCCAGCTCATCGATGCGGCACAGAGCCTCGGATCCTCACGGCTCGACACCCTCTTCACCATCATCCTGCCGCTCTCGCTGCGGGGGATCCTGGCAGGTTCGTCACTCATGTTCGCAAGGAGCCTTGGAGAGTTCGGCGCAACCATCATTGTTGCCGGCAACATACCCGGCGTCACCCAGACCATTCCGCTGGCCATCTACGATTATGCCAGCTCCCCCTCCAGCGCCGAAATGGCCATGACGCTCTGCATCGTCTCAGTCGCCATTTCCGTGGTGGTGCTGTTCCTGCATGAACTTCTTGAGGGGCGGCTCGAAAAGGGGAGGAAGAAATGA
- a CDS encoding DUF883 family protein, whose amino-acid sequence MEQEVPVIIHGKSEADAQRNTAADGRIPESIREISDSLSDAFSRFKQSESYDRILEGAAETKDYIRQNPGPSLLYALGAGVLLGLILGKRR is encoded by the coding sequence ATGGAACAGGAAGTCCCGGTCATCATCCACGGCAAGAGTGAAGCCGACGCACAGAGAAACACGGCGGCGGACGGCCGCATCCCCGAGTCAATCCGGGAGATCAGTGACTCGCTTTCCGATGCATTCTCGCGCTTCAAGCAGAGCGAATCCTACGACAGGATACTTGAGGGCGCAGCCGAGACCAAGGACTACATCCGCCAGAACCCCGGCCCGTCGCTTCTCTACGCCCTCGGAGCCGGCGTGCTCCTCGGGCTCATTCTCGGCAAACGCAGGTAG
- a CDS encoding alpha-amylase family glycosyl hydrolase, whose amino-acid sequence MTIKNTLPEALNKEHFYVNRKARQLFHLTDPDFLALPSVGPDSLRTTEKQAAVINEYLKQEKGEGVKPVLPAQLHGMKLLHELFHFVMARSIARREPEMLEKAYRRFSDEISLEQSSEYLARFLATFPTINIFTGSETPAEALQQKNVRLNLLEESFLVWLNNQNPALEQFSLLISDSELMRQEAYRKLILSLQSSMQAMGPVGPDNEDLAELLTRPMRHAPDSILEQLRYIRLNWSDLLEGSLFWSMLSGAIELIEDEDKYLFFQRISEEQEGRHDSAFFDKDAFVPDYTTLGDGPANYSSDSTWMPEVVMLAKSTYVWLDQLGKTYGRAVHRLQDIPDEELDRIAGQGFTALWLIGLWQRSHASREIKQMQGNPEAKASAYALEKYDISDDIGGYEGYLNLRHRAMQRGIRLASDMVPNHTGMDSELVRERPDWFLSATTPPYYNYSYTGPNLSPDPRYTIQLEDGYWNRTDAAVTFKRIDHMNGDTRFIYHGNDGTNMPWNDTAQLNFLSAEVREAVIQQILHVARMFPIIRFDAAMVLAKRHIQRLWFPLHGHSAAVPSRSAYAMSNAEFDAAIPEEFWREVVDRIHAEVPDTLLLAEAFWMLEGYFVRTLGMHRVYNSAFMHMLKKEDNASYRYLIKNTLEFDPEILKRYVNFMNNPDEDTAIAQFGRGDKYIGVCIVMLTVPGLPMFGHGQVEGFTEKYGMEYAKAYYDEHPDEHLVWRHYQEIFPIMKKRPLFAEVQNFYLYDVYSPEGSVNENVFAYSNMQGDERALVIYNNSFERATGWLKTSVGYLRDGGIRQSSLGDGLDLGHEADLYVIFRDHACGLEFIRSAREIRENGLFMALDGYKYNVFLDFRQVRPSRLKPYDQLARELDGRGTQSVERDVLAISLSPLHRMVQAALESAPMPSLKEADAAAFQSVASTLLTDLSRQFSSLMEKPLSVPRGLDVKAALLFLQAAEIEVELANEPATRKLRATLAMNEEDAPGYGTLVAHWILLDAVQEMLRTGGELQQNLIDDWLLQDTLRNIYREGSLCSVPGEGIAELMACLAAPATAPSSADPASGVIRAMQEMQQSGSRHLADMLQLEEHHQKHWFREHRFSMLTAWLTLRFMLTAEELEVQADASTAATPPIDDIARWTAALESLDMQAFLAGYELGAFFKME is encoded by the coding sequence ATGACAATCAAGAACACCCTGCCCGAGGCCTTGAACAAAGAACATTTCTACGTCAACAGAAAAGCCCGGCAACTCTTCCACCTGACCGACCCCGACTTTCTTGCCCTGCCCTCAGTTGGTCCCGACAGCCTCAGAACCACCGAAAAGCAGGCGGCAGTCATCAACGAGTACCTGAAACAGGAGAAAGGCGAGGGCGTCAAACCCGTCCTTCCCGCCCAGCTCCACGGTATGAAGCTCCTGCATGAGCTGTTCCACTTCGTCATGGCCCGCTCAATCGCCCGCCGTGAACCTGAAATGCTTGAAAAAGCCTACAGGCGCTTTTCCGACGAGATTTCCCTGGAGCAGTCCAGCGAGTACCTCGCCCGGTTCCTGGCAACATTCCCGACCATAAATATCTTCACCGGCAGCGAAACCCCTGCCGAGGCTCTTCAGCAGAAGAATGTGCGTCTTAACCTGCTTGAGGAATCCTTCCTCGTCTGGCTGAACAACCAGAACCCTGCACTCGAGCAGTTCTCCCTGCTCATCAGCGACAGCGAGCTGATGCGCCAGGAAGCCTACCGGAAGCTGATTCTCTCGCTCCAGTCCTCCATGCAGGCGATGGGCCCCGTCGGCCCAGACAATGAAGACCTTGCCGAACTGCTTACCCGCCCCATGCGCCACGCGCCGGACTCCATACTCGAGCAGCTCCGCTACATCCGCCTCAACTGGTCGGATCTGCTGGAAGGCTCACTCTTCTGGAGCATGCTTTCGGGCGCCATAGAGCTCATTGAAGATGAAGACAAGTACCTCTTTTTCCAGCGCATTTCCGAGGAACAGGAAGGGCGTCACGACAGCGCCTTCTTCGACAAGGATGCCTTCGTGCCGGACTACACCACGCTTGGCGACGGACCGGCAAACTACTCCAGCGACTCCACATGGATGCCTGAGGTGGTCATGCTTGCCAAAAGCACCTATGTGTGGCTTGACCAGCTCGGCAAAACCTACGGCCGCGCGGTACACCGCCTGCAGGATATCCCCGATGAAGAGCTTGACCGCATTGCAGGCCAGGGCTTCACGGCACTCTGGCTGATCGGCCTCTGGCAGCGCAGCCACGCTTCTCGTGAAATCAAGCAGATGCAGGGTAACCCCGAGGCGAAAGCCTCGGCCTACGCGCTTGAGAAATACGACATATCCGATGACATCGGCGGCTACGAAGGGTACCTCAACCTCCGCCACCGTGCCATGCAGCGCGGCATCCGCCTTGCCAGCGACATGGTGCCGAACCATACCGGCATGGACTCGGAACTGGTGCGCGAGCGCCCCGACTGGTTCCTATCGGCCACCACGCCCCCCTACTACAACTACTCCTACACGGGACCGAACCTCAGCCCCGACCCGCGTTACACCATCCAGCTGGAGGACGGTTACTGGAACAGGACCGACGCCGCAGTCACCTTCAAGCGGATCGACCACATGAACGGCGATACCCGTTTCATCTACCACGGCAATGACGGCACCAACATGCCGTGGAACGATACCGCCCAGCTGAACTTCCTCTCCGCTGAGGTCCGCGAAGCGGTCATCCAGCAGATCCTCCATGTGGCGAGGATGTTCCCCATCATCCGCTTCGACGCCGCCATGGTGCTCGCCAAGCGTCACATCCAGCGTCTCTGGTTCCCGCTGCACGGCCACAGCGCTGCAGTGCCCTCACGCTCCGCCTACGCCATGAGCAATGCCGAGTTCGACGCCGCCATTCCTGAAGAGTTCTGGCGCGAGGTGGTCGACCGCATCCATGCCGAAGTTCCCGACACGCTGCTGCTTGCCGAAGCGTTCTGGATGCTCGAGGGCTACTTCGTCCGCACCCTCGGCATGCACCGCGTCTACAACAGCGCGTTCATGCATATGCTGAAGAAAGAGGACAACGCCAGCTACCGCTACCTCATCAAGAACACCCTGGAGTTCGACCCCGAGATCCTGAAGCGCTATGTCAACTTCATGAACAACCCCGACGAAGACACCGCCATCGCGCAGTTCGGACGGGGCGACAAGTACATCGGAGTCTGCATCGTCATGCTCACCGTTCCCGGCCTGCCGATGTTCGGCCACGGCCAGGTGGAAGGGTTCACGGAGAAGTATGGAATGGAGTATGCAAAAGCATATTATGATGAACATCCCGACGAGCATCTCGTCTGGCGCCACTACCAGGAGATCTTCCCGATCATGAAGAAGCGCCCCCTCTTTGCCGAGGTGCAGAACTTCTACCTGTACGATGTCTACTCCCCCGAGGGATCGGTCAACGAGAACGTCTTTGCCTACTCGAACATGCAGGGTGACGAGCGCGCGCTTGTCATCTACAACAACAGCTTCGAGCGGGCTACCGGCTGGCTCAAGACCTCGGTAGGCTACCTCCGCGACGGAGGTATCCGCCAGAGCTCACTTGGCGACGGCCTCGACCTCGGCCATGAAGCTGATCTCTACGTCATCTTCCGCGACCACGCCTGCGGCCTCGAGTTCATCCGTTCCGCGCGTGAAATCCGTGAAAACGGCCTCTTTATGGCGCTCGACGGTTACAAGTACAACGTCTTCCTCGATTTCCGACAGGTCCGCCCGTCGCGCCTGAAACCTTACGACCAGCTGGCACGGGAACTTGACGGACGCGGCACGCAGTCGGTCGAGAGGGACGTGCTGGCAATCAGCCTCTCCCCCCTCCACCGCATGGTGCAGGCGGCGCTTGAATCAGCTCCGATGCCTTCACTGAAGGAGGCGGATGCTGCAGCATTCCAGTCCGTTGCATCTACGCTTCTTACGGACCTCTCCCGGCAGTTCAGCTCCCTGATGGAAAAGCCGCTCAGCGTCCCCCGGGGGCTTGATGTGAAGGCCGCTCTCCTCTTCCTTCAGGCCGCTGAAATCGAAGTCGAACTGGCGAATGAGCCCGCCACCCGGAAACTCCGCGCCACCCTTGCCATGAACGAAGAGGACGCCCCGGGCTATGGCACGCTTGTCGCCCACTGGATCCTGCTCGATGCTGTGCAGGAGATGCTCCGCACAGGGGGCGAACTCCAGCAGAACCTCATCGACGACTGGCTGCTCCAGGACACCCTCCGCAACATCTACCGGGAGGGATCCCTCTGCTCGGTCCCCGGAGAGGGTATCGCCGAACTCATGGCATGCCTTGCAGCACCGGCCACAGCACCCTCAAGCGCAGATCCGGCCTCCGGCGTCATCCGGGCCATGCAGGAGATGCAGCAGAGCGGTTCACGCCATCTGGCAGACATGCTTCAGCTCGAAGAGCACCACCAGAAGCACTGGTTCCGCGAACACCGCTTCAGCATGCTTACCGCCTGGCTTACCCTCCGTTTCATGCTTACCGCAGAAGAGCTCGAGGTGCAAGCCGATGCATCTACAGCCGCAACGCCGCCGATCGACGATATCGCCCGCTGGACCGCCGCGCTTGAATCGCTCGACATGCAGGCGTTCCTTGCCGGCTATGAACTGGGCGCGTTCTTCAAGATGGAGTAA